A single region of the Glycine max cultivar Williams 82 chromosome 20, Glycine_max_v4.0, whole genome shotgun sequence genome encodes:
- the LOC106797683 gene encoding uncharacterized protein, with amino-acid sequence MVKIIGVPEDAICLNLFSFSLAGEAKRWLHSFKGNNLRTWEEVVEKFLKKYFLESKTIEGRVEIFSFHQFHDESLSEALDHFHGLLRKTLTHGFSEPIQLNILIDGLRPHSKQLLDAFAGGKIKLKTPDEAMELIENMAASDHVILRDRAYISTKKSLLELTSQDALLVQNNLLAKQIETFIETLGKLPQQLHAVQPAHSSIMQIGGCQSWRSHPGNNFNNNQGGPSIQPSNQGPDLYEKTTKLEDTLNQFMQVSLSNHKSTESAIRNLEVQVGQLAKQLAKMSMDNFGANTEKNPKEESKAVLIRSQMRENVEREKRDEGAMEDMSTEE; translated from the exons ATGGTGAAGATAATAGGAGTTCCTGAAGATGCCATCTGCCTCAACCTGTTCTCCTTCTCCTTGGCTGGTGAAGCAAAAAGATGGCTACACTCGTTCAAGGGAAACAACTTGCGAACATGGGAAGAGGTAGTGgagaaatttttgaagaaatattttctaGAGTCCAAGACCATTGAGGGAAGGGTAGAGATCTTTTCATTCCACCAATTCCATGATGAATCACTAAGTGAAGCTCTTGACCACTTCCATGGTTTACTCCGGAAGACTCTCACCCACGGGTTCAGCGAGCCGATTCAACTCAATATCTTAATTGATGGCTTGCGACCCCATTCGAAGCAGTTACTTGATGCCTTCGCTGGTGGGAAGATCAAATTGAAGACACCCGATGAAGCTATGGAgttaattgaaaatatggcAGCTAGTGACCATGTCATCCTTCGTGATCGAGCCTACATATCTACAAAGAAGAGTCTTCTTGAGCTCACATCACAAGACGCACTACTAGTCCAAAACAATCTCCTAGCCAAGCAAATAGAGACCTTCATAGAGACGCTGGGCAAGCTTCCTCAACAATTGCATGCAGTGCAACCTGCCCATTCTTCAATCATGCAAATTGGGGGAT GCCAAAGCTGGAGATCTCATCCTGGGAACAACTTCAACAACAATCAAGGTGGCCCATCCATCCAACCTTCCAATCAAGGGCCCGATTTATATGAGAAAACCACCAAGCTAGAAGACACTTTGAATCAGTTTATGCAAGTTTCTCTGTCAAATCACAAGAGTACTGAGTCTGCCATCAGGAATCTAGAGGTACAAGTGGGCCAATTAGCTAAGCAATTGGCTAAAATGTCTATGGACAATTTTGGGGCCAACACGGAGAAGAATCCCAAGGAAGAAAGCAAGGCAGTTCTTATTAGAAGCCAAATGAGGGAGAAtgttgagagagaaaagagagatgaGGGAGCAATGGAGGATATGAGCACTGAGgaataa